From a region of the Geothrix sp. 21YS21S-2 genome:
- a CDS encoding DNA repair helicase XPB: protein MIALRPDNPLIVQSDRTLLLEVAHPSFEEVRDELSRFAELVKSPEHIHTYRITPLSLWNASASGVSCEEMASTLNRWSKYPVPQNLLQEIQDHGTRYGKLRLVQKGDRLALEMDDRGLFYELENQRSLQEHLAEPYPDQRGIYLADGKRGEVKLQLIRLGHPVQDLAGFKPGDPLEFSMRATLAGTGKPFGLRPYQQAAVDVFHAGGGPEGGAGVLVLPCGAGKTVIAIGCMARLQTRTLVLTTNVTAVKQWKQELLDKTSLREEDIGLYTGDTKEIRPVTIATYQILTYRKSKGAPFEHFKIFEAANWGLVIHDEVHMLPAPVFRAVAELQAKRRLGLTATLVREDGKEEDVFSLIGPKRVDVPWKTLEKSGFIATAHCLEIRVPLPSDERMDYAVADQRARFRIASENSLKLVVMDELLAGHPGDSILVIGQYLEQLRIIGERLDAPVLTGQTPEREREELYRRFKAGELKVLIVSKVANFAIDLPDASVAIQVSGTFGSRQEEAQRLGRILRPKGDRNISFFYSLISRDTTEQEFARNRQLFLTEQGYRYLIESRHLDENGLSEPAVWRQLLEDTAPLQP, encoded by the coding sequence GTGATCGCCCTTCGTCCGGACAACCCCCTGATCGTCCAGAGTGACAGGACCCTTCTCCTCGAAGTGGCCCACCCGTCCTTCGAGGAAGTGCGCGACGAGCTGAGCCGGTTCGCGGAGCTGGTGAAGTCGCCCGAGCATATCCATACGTACCGCATAACGCCGCTCTCCCTCTGGAACGCCTCGGCCTCGGGCGTCTCCTGCGAGGAGATGGCCTCCACCCTCAACCGGTGGTCCAAGTACCCGGTGCCCCAGAACCTCCTCCAGGAGATCCAGGACCACGGCACCCGGTACGGCAAGCTGCGCCTGGTGCAGAAGGGTGACCGGCTGGCCCTGGAGATGGACGATCGGGGCCTCTTCTATGAACTGGAAAATCAGCGGAGCCTCCAGGAGCACCTGGCCGAGCCCTACCCGGATCAGCGAGGGATCTATCTGGCGGATGGCAAGCGCGGCGAGGTGAAGCTCCAGCTCATCCGCCTGGGCCACCCCGTGCAGGACCTGGCGGGCTTCAAGCCCGGCGACCCCCTGGAATTCAGCATGCGCGCCACCCTGGCCGGCACGGGCAAGCCCTTCGGTCTCCGGCCCTACCAGCAGGCGGCGGTGGACGTCTTCCACGCCGGCGGGGGCCCCGAGGGCGGCGCCGGGGTCCTGGTGCTCCCCTGCGGGGCGGGCAAGACCGTCATCGCCATCGGCTGCATGGCCCGGCTCCAGACCCGCACCCTGGTGCTCACCACCAACGTCACCGCCGTCAAGCAGTGGAAGCAGGAGCTGCTGGACAAGACATCCCTTCGGGAGGAGGACATCGGGCTCTACACCGGCGACACCAAGGAGATCCGCCCCGTCACCATCGCCACCTACCAGATCCTCACGTACCGCAAGAGCAAGGGCGCCCCCTTCGAGCACTTCAAGATCTTCGAGGCCGCCAACTGGGGCCTGGTCATCCACGACGAGGTGCACATGCTCCCCGCGCCGGTGTTCCGCGCGGTGGCCGAGCTCCAGGCCAAGCGCCGCCTGGGCCTCACGGCCACGCTCGTGCGGGAGGACGGCAAGGAGGAGGACGTCTTCTCCCTCATCGGTCCCAAGCGCGTGGACGTGCCCTGGAAGACCCTGGAGAAGAGCGGCTTCATCGCCACCGCCCACTGCCTCGAGATCCGCGTGCCCCTGCCCTCCGACGAGCGCATGGACTACGCCGTGGCCGACCAGCGCGCGCGCTTTCGCATCGCCTCGGAGAACAGCCTCAAGCTGGTGGTCATGGACGAGCTCCTGGCGGGGCACCCCGGCGACAGCATCCTGGTCATCGGACAGTACCTGGAGCAGCTGCGCATCATCGGCGAACGCCTGGATGCGCCCGTCCTCACGGGCCAGACCCCCGAGCGGGAGCGGGAGGAGCTGTACCGCAGGTTCAAGGCCGGGGAACTGAAGGTCCTGATCGTCAGCAAGGTGGCGAATTTCGCCATCGACCTGCCCGACGCGAGCGTGGCCATCCAGGTGAGCGGCACCTTCGGCTCGCGGCAGGAGGAGGCCCAGCGCCTGGGGCGGATCTTGCGGCCCAAGGGGGACCGGAACATCAGCTTCTTCTATTCTTTGATTTCAAGGGATACGACCGAGCAGGAGTTCGCCAGAAACCGGCAGCTGTTCCTGACGGAGCAGGGCTACCGCTACCTGATCGAGAGCAGGCACCTGGATGAGAACGGGTTGAGTGAACCGGCGGTGTGGCGTCAACTGCTGGAGGACACCGCGCCCCTGCAGCCCTGA
- a CDS encoding OsmC family protein has protein sequence MSEKFPVTVSWKGSTQDTAYSRSSQLAKPGAPVQIPATSSPATGGDAARWNPEDLLAAAMAQCHMLTFLALATKVRLTVTSYEGASEAVMETVDRLTRVATITLKPTITVAPGTSHDKVREMFEKAHKYCVVANSYNGEVILEPTVVDA, from the coding sequence ATGTCCGAGAAATTCCCCGTCACCGTCAGCTGGAAGGGCAGCACCCAGGACACGGCCTACAGCCGCTCCTCGCAGCTCGCCAAGCCCGGTGCGCCCGTCCAGATCCCCGCCACCAGCAGCCCCGCCACCGGCGGCGACGCCGCCCGGTGGAACCCCGAGGATCTCCTGGCGGCGGCCATGGCCCAGTGCCACATGCTCACCTTCCTGGCCCTGGCCACCAAGGTGCGCCTGACGGTCACCTCGTACGAGGGCGCGTCCGAAGCCGTCATGGAGACCGTGGACCGCCTCACCCGGGTCGCCACCATCACCCTGAAGCCGACGATCACCGTGGCCCCCGGCACCAGCCACGACAAGGTGCGCGAGATGTTCGAGAAGGCGCACAAGTACTGCGTCGTCGCCAATTCCTACAACGGCGAGGTCATCCTGGAGCCCACCGTGGTGGACGCCTGA
- a CDS encoding phosphatidylglycerophosphatase A → MRAGRWAWLVATGLGSGRLRPAPGTWGSLAGLAVWCLLTPLLAAPGAWISELLFLAAPIAMTGLAVAAADRVAAETGDKDPGYIVADEWAGLWIALWPVRWGIAYDLPRLLQTGGWRLLPVLAIPFLAFRLFDIWKPWPIRQIQVLPGGAGIVADDVVAGLFAIPAVLLLVEPSIRFLATF, encoded by the coding sequence ATGCGGGCGGGGCGCTGGGCGTGGTTGGTGGCCACGGGCCTGGGCTCGGGCCGCCTGCGCCCCGCGCCCGGCACGTGGGGCTCCCTGGCGGGGCTCGCCGTCTGGTGCCTGCTCACCCCGCTCCTGGCGGCGCCCGGAGCCTGGATCTCCGAACTCCTCTTCCTGGCCGCGCCCATCGCCATGACCGGGCTGGCCGTGGCCGCCGCCGACCGCGTGGCGGCCGAGACCGGCGACAAGGACCCCGGCTACATCGTCGCCGACGAGTGGGCGGGGCTCTGGATCGCCCTGTGGCCGGTGCGCTGGGGCATCGCCTACGACCTGCCCCGGCTCCTCCAGACAGGCGGCTGGCGCCTGCTGCCCGTCCTGGCCATCCCCTTCCTCGCCTTCCGCCTCTTCGACATCTGGAAGCCCTGGCCCATCCGCCAGATCCAGGTGCTGCCGGGGGGCGCCGGGATCGTCGCGGACGACGTGGTGGCGGGCCTTTTTGCCATCCCCGCAGTGCTCCTCCTGGTCGAGCCTTCGATCCGGTTCCTTGCCACGTTCTGA
- a CDS encoding response regulator has translation MKILIVDDSSTMRRIIINTLSRIGYTDVVEGEHGKAGLEKLAQGGVEMIITDWNMPEMDGLEFVQTVRGQNSTIPILMVTTNAAKEDIVQALQAGVNNYVVKPFTPETLKEKIESLLG, from the coding sequence TTGAAGATCCTAATCGTGGACGACTCTTCGACGATGCGCCGCATCATCATCAACACCCTTTCCCGCATCGGCTATACCGACGTGGTGGAAGGGGAGCACGGCAAGGCCGGCCTTGAAAAGCTCGCCCAGGGCGGTGTCGAGATGATCATCACCGACTGGAACATGCCGGAGATGGACGGCCTGGAGTTCGTCCAGACGGTGCGCGGCCAGAACAGCACGATCCCCATCCTCATGGTCACCACCAACGCCGCCAAGGAGGACATCGTCCAGGCCCTCCAGGCCGGCGTGAACAACTACGTGGTCAAGCCCTTCACGCCCGAGACGCTCAAGGAAAAGATCGAGTCCCTGCTCGGCTAG
- a CDS encoding PilZ domain-containing protein produces MSSERRNYRRIPGGATVGFQELSFAREPEPATSVYGDISGGGLLLNSPRELPLETLLKLEIRVPGWGRHQNHFGPAAEADLRPLVAVGKVVRVEHLESGEYELGVKFLNVYPDDQAALMKFIEAAAMAEEK; encoded by the coding sequence ATGTCCTCCGAACGCCGAAACTACCGAAGGATCCCAGGTGGCGCCACCGTGGGCTTCCAGGAGCTCTCCTTCGCCCGGGAGCCGGAGCCCGCCACCAGCGTCTACGGCGACATCTCCGGCGGCGGCCTCCTGCTGAACTCCCCCAGGGAGCTTCCCCTCGAGACCCTCCTGAAGCTGGAGATCCGGGTACCGGGCTGGGGCAGGCACCAGAACCACTTCGGCCCCGCGGCCGAGGCGGACCTGAGGCCCCTGGTGGCCGTCGGGAAAGTCGTCCGGGTGGAACACCTCGAAAGCGGCGAGTATGAACTTGGGGTAAAATTCCTCAACGTATATCCGGATGATCAGGCGGCCCTGATGAAGTTCATCGAGGCCGCCGCAATGGCGGAAGAGAAGTAG
- a CDS encoding helicase-associated domain-containing protein, with protein MAPSHYQLLCNCSDDQLRVICQRRRLPVPQYWQEGPEGRMRLLKTMVFHLEDNKQLTNTLLDLDGSKLTALKRLAEEERQPEVEFQSELLALGLILPTAEGWAVPGRVADALADFDDAAFCFQGGPDVALIPAQPYGFALALTSVLLRCMGGIRVLKGGLPAKKELGQLLQKNALLKDERDATLIFGLLHRLGLLWNREGRVDTLLPAVLSHSPRWVPERAFAILLEHDLKLWNMPPAEDRTFLMQHLLERRGQVLAVRPFLAFLQTLHPLDVSRTETVFLPFLGRMGLVNLDAEGAHVTLSPHGETLSQEYLLRDHRGTEGHWTLFMANQPLVIQPTLEVLTPMVQNPHRLLRVAQMADVETLDAMVSLRVGSDTLIRALDMGLTLEEMNGLLGAPSAAVPQPLAQLLEDLARRLGEVEVQQGCRLVKARTEALADELMLRPELSTLNLHRISETVLEANGPGNAFALLKQAGFLPKPGRFLPVSIDGDEALYLWSLACLSFVDEQGMNHHLDPVRQIIHAALQRIQAEDPNLHQEIRRRVPMLHMGMGAQAAEETTRILEYAASYNLMVELTYLPLAAHRPQLRKVTPQGVDGEHLRGFCHLHQEVMSFRLSRIMGVRLLNERGWTPPMHPQAV; from the coding sequence ATGGCCCCTTCGCATTACCAGCTTCTATGCAACTGCAGTGACGACCAGCTCCGCGTGATCTGCCAGCGGAGAAGGCTGCCGGTCCCCCAGTACTGGCAGGAGGGGCCGGAGGGGCGCATGCGCCTCCTCAAGACGATGGTCTTCCACCTGGAGGACAACAAGCAGCTCACCAACACCCTCCTGGATCTGGACGGGAGCAAGCTGACGGCCCTCAAGCGCCTCGCCGAGGAGGAACGCCAGCCCGAGGTGGAGTTCCAGAGCGAACTCCTGGCCCTGGGCCTCATCCTTCCCACGGCGGAGGGCTGGGCGGTGCCGGGCCGGGTGGCCGACGCCCTCGCCGACTTCGATGACGCCGCCTTCTGCTTCCAGGGGGGGCCGGATGTCGCCCTCATCCCCGCCCAGCCCTACGGCTTCGCGCTGGCCCTCACGTCCGTCCTGCTGCGCTGCATGGGCGGGATCCGGGTCCTCAAGGGCGGCCTGCCCGCCAAGAAGGAGCTGGGCCAGCTCCTGCAGAAGAACGCCCTGCTCAAGGACGAGCGGGACGCCACCCTGATCTTTGGCCTCCTGCACCGCCTGGGCCTCCTGTGGAACCGGGAGGGCCGGGTGGACACCCTGCTTCCCGCCGTGCTCTCGCATTCCCCCCGGTGGGTTCCCGAGCGGGCCTTCGCCATCCTGCTCGAGCACGACCTCAAGCTCTGGAACATGCCCCCCGCCGAGGACCGCACCTTCCTCATGCAGCACCTGCTGGAGCGCCGCGGGCAGGTGCTGGCCGTGAGGCCCTTCCTGGCCTTCCTCCAGACCCTCCACCCGCTCGACGTGAGCCGCACCGAGACCGTGTTCCTGCCCTTCCTGGGCCGGATGGGCCTGGTGAACCTGGATGCCGAGGGGGCCCATGTCACGCTCTCGCCGCACGGGGAGACCCTCTCCCAGGAATACCTCCTGCGGGACCACCGGGGCACCGAAGGGCACTGGACCCTCTTCATGGCCAACCAGCCCCTGGTCATCCAGCCCACCCTGGAAGTCCTCACCCCCATGGTCCAGAACCCCCACCGCCTCCTGCGGGTGGCCCAGATGGCCGACGTGGAGACCCTCGACGCCATGGTGAGCCTGCGGGTGGGTTCCGACACCCTCATCCGGGCCCTGGACATGGGACTGACCCTGGAGGAGATGAACGGCCTCCTGGGCGCCCCTTCCGCCGCCGTGCCCCAGCCCCTGGCCCAGCTCCTGGAGGATCTGGCCCGGCGCCTGGGCGAAGTGGAGGTGCAGCAGGGCTGCCGCCTGGTCAAGGCCCGCACCGAGGCCCTGGCCGACGAGCTGATGCTCCGCCCCGAGCTGTCCACCCTCAACCTGCATCGCATCTCCGAGACGGTCCTGGAAGCCAACGGCCCCGGCAACGCCTTCGCGCTGCTCAAGCAGGCCGGCTTCCTGCCCAAGCCCGGCCGCTTCCTCCCCGTGAGCATCGACGGGGACGAGGCCCTCTACCTTTGGTCGCTGGCCTGTCTTTCCTTCGTGGACGAGCAGGGCATGAACCACCACCTGGACCCCGTGCGGCAGATCATCCACGCCGCCCTGCAGCGCATCCAGGCCGAGGACCCCAACCTCCACCAGGAGATCCGCCGCCGCGTGCCGATGCTCCACATGGGCATGGGCGCCCAGGCCGCGGAGGAGACCACCCGCATCCTGGAGTACGCCGCCAGCTACAACCTCATGGTGGAACTCACGTACCTGCCCCTGGCGGCCCACCGCCCCCAGTTGCGCAAGGTCACCCCCCAGGGCGTGGACGGCGAGCACCTGCGTGGCTTCTGCCACCTGCACCAGGAGGTCATGAGCTTCCGGCTGAGCCGCATCATGGGCGTCCGGCTGCTGAACGAGCGCGGCTGGACGCCGCCCATGCACCCTCAGGCGGTCTAG
- a CDS encoding adenylate/guanylate cyclase domain-containing protein, with protein MKIILLVEGARRTVELTEEGVTVGRGDAATVKISSNAVSRVHARFFLKGGQVLVQDMKSMNGTTFRDLPVVDPTPLKPGDTVLLGEVPVQWVDEETSVLAPPALVLSKPHTEAKIALEDRAFDTSGSIMVPHSTLEDLLAKHQAGQAPAEVEALFSRLASMAGKLLAAAGLAELLESVMSLISGQIPCQRGFILLADPTGDLVPEFVWEEKPGAITTPISRTIARTAMTAKVTILTTDARVDPRFSAGESIKIHGISSALCAPLIVDTQALGVIYLESSLNKGGFKREDEHLLSAMANFAAVGIQRERETRFRQRLERYHSPQVVNEILKAAQNLDAPILQARRCEISVLFADISGFTRMSEGMEPLQLATILNRSFEVMTDQIFIRGGTLDKYIGDAIMAFFGAPAPDPDHALHAVEAAKAMQQGLKFMNENRPAGYPELRMRIGINSGEAFAGDIGCEKRMDYTVMGSTVNLASRLESSVAGPGQIAIGPRTAEILQSKDFVQLNPVSLKNIEQEVRPFLVPWE; from the coding sequence ATGAAGATCATCCTGCTCGTCGAAGGGGCCCGCCGGACGGTGGAACTCACGGAAGAAGGCGTCACCGTGGGCCGGGGTGACGCGGCGACGGTCAAGATCTCCTCCAATGCGGTCAGCCGGGTGCACGCCCGGTTCTTCCTCAAGGGCGGCCAGGTTCTCGTGCAGGACATGAAGTCCATGAACGGAACGACCTTCCGGGATCTCCCCGTGGTGGACCCCACCCCCCTGAAACCCGGGGACACGGTCCTCCTGGGGGAGGTTCCCGTCCAGTGGGTGGACGAGGAGACGAGCGTCCTGGCCCCGCCCGCCCTGGTCCTCTCCAAGCCGCACACCGAAGCCAAGATCGCCCTGGAGGACCGGGCCTTCGACACCTCCGGCAGCATCATGGTGCCCCATTCCACCCTGGAGGACCTGCTGGCCAAGCATCAGGCGGGCCAGGCGCCGGCCGAGGTGGAGGCGCTCTTTTCCCGGCTGGCCTCCATGGCAGGCAAGCTCCTGGCGGCCGCGGGCCTGGCCGAGCTCCTGGAATCCGTCATGAGTCTCATTTCGGGCCAGATCCCTTGCCAGCGGGGGTTCATCCTCCTGGCCGACCCCACCGGGGACCTGGTGCCCGAGTTCGTCTGGGAGGAGAAGCCGGGCGCCATCACCACCCCCATCAGCCGAACCATCGCCCGAACGGCAATGACGGCCAAGGTCACCATCCTCACCACCGACGCCCGGGTGGACCCCCGTTTCTCGGCGGGGGAGAGCATCAAGATCCACGGCATTTCCTCGGCCCTGTGCGCCCCGCTCATCGTGGACACCCAGGCCCTGGGCGTGATCTACCTGGAATCCAGCCTCAACAAGGGCGGCTTCAAGCGGGAGGACGAGCATCTCCTTTCCGCCATGGCCAATTTCGCCGCCGTGGGCATCCAGCGGGAGCGGGAGACCCGGTTCCGCCAGCGCCTGGAGCGCTACCACAGCCCCCAGGTGGTCAACGAGATCCTCAAGGCCGCCCAGAACCTGGACGCCCCCATCCTCCAGGCGCGCCGCTGCGAGATCTCGGTCCTCTTCGCCGACATCTCGGGGTTCACCCGCATGTCCGAGGGCATGGAGCCCCTGCAGCTGGCCACCATCCTCAACCGCTCCTTCGAGGTCATGACCGACCAGATCTTCATCCGGGGGGGAACCCTGGACAAGTACATCGGCGACGCCATCATGGCCTTCTTCGGGGCCCCGGCGCCGGACCCCGACCACGCGCTCCACGCCGTGGAGGCCGCCAAGGCCATGCAGCAGGGCCTGAAGTTCATGAACGAGAACCGCCCCGCGGGCTACCCCGAGCTGCGCATGCGCATCGGGATCAACAGCGGGGAGGCCTTCGCCGGCGACATCGGCTGCGAGAAGCGCATGGACTACACGGTCATGGGCTCCACGGTGAACCTGGCCTCCCGGCTGGAGAGCAGCGTGGCCGGCCCCGGCCAGATCGCCATCGGCCCGAGGACTGCTGAAATACTGCAGTCAAAAGACTTCGTGCAGCTCAACCCCGTCTCCCTCAAGAACATCGAGCAGGAGGTGCGGCCCTTCCTGGTGCCCTGGGAATGA
- the rimO gene encoding 30S ribosomal protein S12 methylthiotransferase RimO: MAKVGFMSLGCPKNLVDSEVMLGHLRLKGFTITPDPAQAEILVVNTCGFIESAKKESIEAILQAAAYKKDGACRKLVVAGCMVERYRDQLLADMPEIDACLGTRDIEHIAEVLGASDRLFEPERDPGYLYSEASPRLLTTPAASAYLKISEGCDHSCAFCIIPAIRGPQRSRTVASVVAEARQLVAGGVLEINLVGQDTTDFGRDLGDPDALEKLVRALGAVEGLKWFRIHYAYPNRLTDGLLHAIAETPNCAKYLDMPLQHGDAGVLKAMARGGGRKPFLKLLEKARRIIPDVFIRSNFIVGFPSEDEAAFGELRAFVEEARFEHVGVFTYSLEEGTPAFGLGDPVPVRTKNSRKRILMELQQKICRERNRGLEGRVLDVLVEGTHEETDMVFKGRHMGQAPEVDGGVLIVGGDVVPGTIQPVRITKGHAYDLVGEVVEGGAEEAVRRFEESRRARS; the protein is encoded by the coding sequence ATGGCCAAAGTCGGATTCATGTCCCTGGGCTGCCCCAAGAACCTCGTGGACAGCGAGGTGATGCTCGGCCACCTCAGGTTGAAGGGCTTCACCATCACCCCCGACCCCGCCCAGGCGGAGATCCTGGTGGTCAACACATGTGGTTTCATTGAATCGGCCAAGAAGGAAAGCATCGAGGCCATCCTCCAGGCGGCCGCGTACAAGAAGGACGGGGCCTGCCGGAAGCTGGTGGTGGCCGGGTGCATGGTGGAACGGTACCGGGACCAGCTCCTGGCCGACATGCCCGAGATCGACGCGTGCCTGGGCACCCGGGACATCGAGCACATCGCCGAGGTGCTGGGCGCCTCCGACCGGCTCTTCGAACCCGAGCGGGATCCCGGCTACCTCTACAGCGAGGCCAGCCCCCGGCTCCTGACCACCCCCGCGGCCAGCGCCTACCTCAAGATCAGCGAAGGCTGCGACCACAGCTGCGCCTTCTGCATCATCCCCGCCATAAGGGGCCCCCAGCGGAGCCGGACCGTCGCCTCCGTGGTGGCCGAGGCCCGCCAGCTGGTGGCCGGCGGGGTCCTGGAGATCAACCTGGTGGGCCAGGACACCACCGACTTCGGCCGGGACCTGGGGGACCCGGACGCCCTGGAGAAGCTCGTGCGCGCCCTGGGCGCGGTGGAGGGCCTGAAGTGGTTCCGCATCCACTACGCCTATCCCAACCGCCTCACCGACGGCCTCCTGCACGCCATCGCCGAAACCCCCAACTGCGCGAAATACCTGGATATGCCCCTGCAGCACGGGGACGCCGGCGTCCTCAAGGCCATGGCCCGGGGCGGGGGCCGCAAGCCCTTCCTGAAGCTGCTGGAGAAGGCCCGGCGCATCATCCCGGACGTCTTCATCCGGTCCAACTTCATCGTGGGCTTCCCCTCCGAGGACGAGGCGGCCTTCGGGGAACTGCGCGCCTTCGTGGAGGAGGCCCGCTTCGAGCACGTGGGCGTCTTCACCTACTCCCTCGAGGAGGGGACGCCGGCCTTCGGCCTGGGCGACCCCGTTCCCGTCCGCACCAAGAACAGCCGCAAGCGCATCCTCATGGAGCTCCAGCAGAAGATCTGCCGGGAGCGGAACCGGGGGCTGGAGGGCCGGGTGCTGGACGTCCTGGTGGAGGGCACCCACGAGGAGACCGACATGGTCTTCAAGGGCCGCCACATGGGCCAGGCCCCCGAAGTGGACGGCGGCGTGCTCATCGTCGGCGGGGACGTGGTGCCCGGCACCATCCAGCCCGTGCGGATCACCAAGGGCCACGCCTACGACCTGGTGGGCGAGGTGGTGGAGGGCGGCGCCGAGGAGGCCGTGCGCCGCTTCGAGGAATCCCGGCGGGCCCGTTCCTGA